The following coding sequences lie in one Haematobia irritans isolate KBUSLIRL chromosome 3, ASM5000362v1, whole genome shotgun sequence genomic window:
- the LOC142228567 gene encoding gamma-aminobutyric acid receptor-associated protein — translation MKFQYKEEHVFEKRRAEGDKIRRKYPDRVPVIVEKAPKARIGDLDKKKYLVPSDLTVGQFYFLIRKRIQLRPEDALFFFVNNVIPPTSATMGSLYQEHHEEDYFLYIAYSDENVYGNRR, via the exons ATGAAGTTCCAATATAAAGAAGAACATGTTTTCGAAAAACGTCGGGCTGAGGGTGACAAAATCCGCAGAAAATATCCTGATCGTGTACCC gTGATCGTTGAAAAGGCCCCCAAAGCACGAATtggcgatttggacaaaaagaaatatttagtaCCTTCCGATTTAACTGTGGGACAATTCTATTTCTTGATCCGTAAACGTATTCAATTGAGACCCGAAGATGCTCTATTCTTTTTTGTAAACAATGTAATTCCACCAACATCTGCCACCATGGGTTCCCTATATCAG gaacATCATGAAGAAGATTATTTCCTTTACATTGCCTATTCCGATGAAAATGTTTATGGTAACAGACGCTAA